CCATTTGAGCTAAGACCGAAACAAGTGGCAATTCGATTTTTTCATATAGTTCTACCATTTCATTGGAATAAATTACGGGATAAAGTTTATTGTGAATTCGCAGAGACATGTCCGCATCCTCACAGGAGTACCTTGCTGCGCGTTCGACGGGAACGTACGAAAAGTCTCCTGCAAAAAGTGGCAGAGCCCCCTGCATAACTTCTTCGTAACTCATCATTTTATATCCTAGGAATTTCAAAGCCATTTCGTCCAAGTTGAAACGCTTCTCGTTTGGATTCAGCAAATAAGCTTCTATCATAGTATCAAAAGTCGGATATTCAGGTTCGATACCCAGCCTTCTCAAAAATTTGATATCGAATTTCAGATTGTGCCCGCCAAATTTTGTTGTGCTTACGGTGTCCTTCAGAAATTTCTTAACCGTATCAATGGAAGCATTAGGACCATCTAAGTGAGCTACAGGTATGTAGTACGCTCGACCTTCGTCAACAGCGATAGAAACACCAACGATTTTTCCAGAGAACGGATCAAGAGAGCTGGTTTCCAAATCAATTGCTATTTTCTTTGCCCTTTCAATTTCTTCAAGAAGTCTTTTAAATTCGCTCTCTTTTGATATTACTCTGTACTCCATTGTCTTTTCAAGCGAGGAGCTGAGCTGCAATTCTTTGATTATGCTAGCAAATTCAAACTTTTTTAAAACCTCTAACAGTTCTGCTGGTTTGAAACCTTGATACTTTAGTTCCTTCAAATCGATAGGTATATCGATTTCGCAGTTCAATTCGACGAGCTTCTTGCTTAATTCGTAATCTTCCAAATAGGACAGTAGCTTTTCCCTAACTTTTTCTGGTATTCTACTCTGATTTCTCAAAGCATTTTCCACACTTCCAAAATCCTGCAGTAGTTTTACTGCGGTCTTTTCACCAATACCTGGCACACCAGGGATATTGTCGGAAGCATCTCCAACCAATGCAAGGTAATCAATTATCTGGTGTGGATAAACGCCGTATCGTTCGAAGACATCTCTTACGGTGTATTTCCTAATATCCGTTACACCTTTTTCTATACGCCACACCGATATATTTTCATTGACAAGCTGTAACAAGTCTTTATCACTCGTTACAACGTTTATTTCGCTTATTCCAAGAGTGTCTTTTTCCTTTTCAAATCGTTTGGAGAGCGTGGCAATTACATCATCAGCTTCGTAGCCGGGAATTCTTAAAAGCTTGATCCCAAACCCATCTACCAATTCACCAACAATGCCAATTTGCTTAAGTAATGGTTCTGGCGTTTCGGGGCGATGAGCTTTGTATTTTTCATAAAGTTCTTTTCTATATGTGCTACCGCCTTTCACGTCAACAACAAAGGCGCAGTAGTCTTCGCCTACCTTTATGTGCTCTTTTATGAACTTCAAAAGCATTCGTGCTAAACCATACAAGGCACCGGTTGGAATGCCGGTTGTTGTTGATAGGGATTGATCTATTGCGTAGAATGCCCTGTAAAGCAATCCCGTTCCGTCAAATAGAAACGCTTTCGCCATTTAACTGGAGCCTCCGTATTTCTAGCAATGTGTTGACCGCCCTTCTCAAGTGCGGTATAACTATGGAACCTCCAACGATGAGCGCTATGTCAAATGTTTCAAAGAATTCCTCGTCTGTTACTCCCAACTCAGCACATCGAATCATGTGATACGTAATACAATCATCGCACCTTAGAACCATAGAAGCAACCAGCCCCATCAGTTCTTTATATTTCGGTTCAATTGCACCTTCTCGGTAGACTGCACCATCGAGATTCCAAAATCGCTTGGTGTTTATCGTTCCACGGTCGAGGATTTCTTTATTCATGCGTTCCCTGAATTTCTTAAACTCTTCCAGTGTGTTGAATGTACCTTCTGACATCCCAATACCCCTCCGTAGTTTTTTTGATTTGCATCTATCAATACCGTTCTATACCAAATCCTGTCTGCCCTGGTCCAACATGCATGGAAATGACTTTCCCTGTTGGAGTGTAATAAACGTTCTTAACTTTGTAAACCTTCCTCAATTGTTCTTCTATTTCTTTGAGTTCATCCATGTTATCGCAACTCACCATGTACAAGTCGACGGTACTTCCTGCCGGGAATCCTTCTTCCTGGGCCTTTTTTAACAGCTCATCGTGAATGGCCTTTGTGCCTCTTGCTTTTGTAAAAGGTATCATGTTCCCCTCATCGTCGATATATATTCCCACCTTTATCTTCAGTAACGAACCTACAAATCCGGCGAATCTACTAACTCTTCCACCTTTGACAAGGAAGTTGAAGTCCTGAACATAGAAGAACGCGCCAAATCCTTTGGCTTTTATTTTCTTTTCGAGTTGCTCTGCAACCTCGTCAAGATTCAAACCAAGGTCCAAAAGTTCGCGTGCATATCTGACCATGGGCGATATGGCTGTTGAAGCCCTCTTGGAATCCACAACACGCACGGGGATATTGACTTCCTTAGAAGCCAGAACTGCCGAATTGTACGTACCAGACATCGCTGTAGATATTGTTATGACTAAAACACCATCGTAGCCGTTCTTCTTTGCCTCTTCATATTTCGCCTCCCAATCTTCCACTGTTGGTTGTGAGCTTTTTGGCAGCTCTGATGCCGTCCTAAGCTTATCGTAGAACTTCTTCAGCTCCTGGTAATCTCTTGTGTCATCTTTTTCTGTAGTCCCGTCTGGCCAGATCACGTAAAGAGGAACAATATCAACGTCCCAAGGTTTGATTAGCTCCTTCGGGAAATCCGATGTACTGTCTACCAAGATCTTAACTTTCAACTTCTCAGCCATTTGTTGCACCCCTTCCTTTTTATCAAATTCTCAGATTAAATTCCTACATATTTTCTATGCCTTATTGGATACAACAATTTCAAAAAGCTCTTTCACACTTCTTACGCGTTCTATTTTCAATGCAGATTTTGAGTTGTTCTGGTTATATTCAAGGTTAGCAGGGATAATTATCCTTTCGATCTGAAGTTTCTTGGCATTTTCGATACGCTTTGCAACATTCACCGTTGGTCGAACACTTCCATCCAGTCCTATTTCCCCTATCATCAAGACACTTCCTACATAAGAATCCAAAAAAGACGATAGTATAGCTCCTGCAATTGCCAGTTCACAACCCGGGTCTGTGATATTTAGCCCACCAGATACGTTTATGTAAATATCGTGGAAATCCAACGGTAAATTTAGATGTTTCGCTAAAACTGCCGAAATTATTATAACCTTTCTGACATCAATTCCGTGTGATATTCTTCTTCCGGAAGCCATCTTCACCCTTGAGACAAGTGCTTGAATTTGTACATTTAAAGGCCTACTCCCTTCAAAAACACTGGTGAACACGTTTCCGGGGGTGCTTGAGTAATTTAAAAGCGTGTCCTCAGACAGACTTTTTAAACCTTCTTGGGTCATTTGAAATACAGAAATTTCACCGCTTGGGCCGTACCTATTCTTCTGCACTCTCAGTATCCTGTAATCAGTTGTTCGCTCACCCTCAAAGTATATCACCGTGTCAACAACGTGTTCAACAAGCTTTGGCCCTGCAATAACACCTTCTTTAGTTACATGTGCAATAAGCAAAGAAGGGATGTTGTACTTTTTTGAAAAGATCCTGACCTTTTCAACAACGGCCTTTATCTGGACAACGCCACCGACCGGGGAATCTATATCCATACTACTAAGTGTTTGTATCGAATCAACCACAAGTAGTCTTACCTTTTTCGGGTCCATGTCTTTTAGAATATCCTCGATCTGTGTTTCCGAAGAAATTAGAATTCTAGGATTCTTAATCCCTAATCTTTTGGCACGATTGGCAACCTGATGTACACTTTCTTCACCTGAGACATAGTAGACGTATTTTTCTTCCTGATTTTGACTTCTTGCAACTGCATCGCATATTTGAAGTGCTAAAGTACTCTTACCAACACCAGGCTCACCACCCAGTAATATGACCTGCCCAGGAACTAACCCACCATTCAGTAGTTGGTCGATAGCTTGGATGTTTGTCTTGATTCTCTGTTCTTCAGTTCTTTCAAGAGCTGTCTGTAAATCAAAAAAGCGAGGATGAGATTCCATCATCCCCGCATCTACATTTCTTATGCTTTTTGATTCCGAAGAAGAGTCTTTCAACTGAAATTCCTTTGCACTGTTCCATTCACCGCAAACTGGACATTTTCCAAACCATTTTGGTGACTCGTAACCGCACTTATCACATACATAAATAGTCTTTACTTTTGGCATCTTTTCAAGTCACCTTCTATTTCAGTGATGAATTTTGGAAAATCAGAGTCAAATATTTCACTACGACTCGGATTTGACCGTTGTTGCAAGTTGAGTTTGCTTATTTTTCACAAAAGATAGTTTATCACCATCGCGAACAACGTACACTTCATCGCTGTCTTCTATCTCGCCTCTGAGCAGTTCTTCAGAGAGTGGATCTTCTATGTATTTCTGAATTGCTCTCTTCAGAGGTCTTGCTCCATACACTGCATCGTAGCCGACACTAACCAAGAATTCTTTCGCTTCTGGTGAAAGCGTCAACGTGATGTGTCTTTCACTCAACCTTGCCCTAATGTCCCTGAGCAGGATTTCTATAATCTGTTCTATGTGTTCTTTTGTAAGTTTGTGGAATACTATGATTTCATCAACTCTGTTTATGAACTCCGGTTTGAAGACTTTCTTCACTTCTTCAAGCACCTTATCTTTCATCTCTTTGAAATCTCTCTCATGAGACTCTTCACCAACGAAACCAAGGTTTTTCTTAGAAGTGACTATTTCACTACCTCCGATATTGCTGGTCATGATTATTATGGTGTTCCTAAAGTCAACAACATGACCTTGTGAATCAGTCAAACGTCCATCGTCCATTATCTGGAGTAGTATATTGAATACATCGGGATGTGCTTTTTCTATCTCGTCAAATAGTATCACAGAGAACGGTCTGCGTCTCACCTTTTCTGTCAGCGTTCCTCCTTCTTCGTACCCAACGTATCCTGGAGGTGCACCTATTAATCTGGATACTGAGAATTTCTCCATGTATTCACTCATGTCGAACCTTACCAAGGCCTTTTCATCACCAAATAGATACTCCGCTAATGCTTTAGCAAGCTCCGTCTTACCGACGCCCGTTGGTCCAAGGAACAGGAAAACACCTACAGGTCTTCTTGGGTCTTTTAAACCACTTCTGGCTCTTCTGATAGCTCGTGCGATTGCACTAATTGCTTCTTCTTGACCAACAACCCTCTGATGCAACGCGTTCTCAAGATTAAGCAACTTTTCTCGTTCCGTTTCTTCGAGTTTCTTAAGTGGAATGCCTGTCCAGCCTGCGACAACTTCTTCTATCTGAGGAACGTCGACAGTTACCACCGTAGACTCGACTTCTTTGCGCCAGTTACTGTAAGCTTCGTTAAATTGTTCCCTAAGTTGTTGTTCTCGTTCTTTCAATTCCGCTGCCCTTTCGTAATCCTGAGCTGCTACTGCTTCTTCCTTCTCACTTCTCACAGCCTCTATCTGCAATTTTAGAAGTTGCAGTTCACTTGGCATGACAAACAACTTAAGTCGACTCCGCGCTCCTGCTTCGTCGATAACATCGATAGCCTTATCTGGCAGGAAATGGTCTGTGATATACCTTTGCGATAGATATACGGCCGCCTCAAGTGCTTTGTCTGTATACTTTACCTTGTGATGACCTTCATACTTCGCTTTGAGCCCCTTCAGTATCTCCAATGCCATTTGCGGAGTCGGTTCTTGAACGTATATCTTTTGGAACCTACGCTCGAGTGCCGCGTCTTTTTCTATGTACTTTCTGTACTCATCTGGCGTTGTAGCACCTATGCAATGGAGCTCTCCACGAGCTAAGGCAGGTTTAAGAATGTTTGCAGCATCAACTGCTCCTTCTGCAGAACCTGCTCCAACTATCATATGAAGCTCGTCTATGAACAAGATTATATCTTTGTTCCCCTTAACAACTTGGAGTAATTTCTTCATCCTTTTTTCGAATTCGCCACGGTACTTTGTACCTGCTACAAGCGCTGCCACATCGAGTGAAAATATCGTCTTTCCCTTTAATGGTTCCGGGACCTCGCCAGAAACTATTCTTTGTGCCAATCCCTCAACTATCGCACTCTTACCAACACCAGGTTCACCGATAAGTACAGGATTGTTCTTCTTTCTTCTGACAAGGATTTGCATCAGCCTTTCGATTTCATCTTCTCGTCCGATGACTGGATCAAGTTCACCACGCTGTGCTTGAGCGGTCAGGTCCACAC
The DNA window shown above is from Fervidobacterium changbaicum and carries:
- the polA gene encoding DNA polymerase I encodes the protein MAKAFLFDGTGLLYRAFYAIDQSLSTTTGIPTGALYGLARMLLKFIKEHIKVGEDYCAFVVDVKGGSTYRKELYEKYKAHRPETPEPLLKQIGIVGELVDGFGIKLLRIPGYEADDVIATLSKRFEKEKDTLGISEINVVTSDKDLLQLVNENISVWRIEKGVTDIRKYTVRDVFERYGVYPHQIIDYLALVGDASDNIPGVPGIGEKTAVKLLQDFGSVENALRNQSRIPEKVREKLLSYLEDYELSKKLVELNCEIDIPIDLKELKYQGFKPAELLEVLKKFEFASIIKELQLSSSLEKTMEYRVISKESEFKRLLEEIERAKKIAIDLETSSLDPFSGKIVGVSIAVDEGRAYYIPVAHLDGPNASIDTVKKFLKDTVSTTKFGGHNLKFDIKFLRRLGIEPEYPTFDTMIEAYLLNPNEKRFNLDEMALKFLGYKMMSYEEVMQGALPLFAGDFSYVPVERAARYSCEDADMSLRIHNKLYPVIYSNEMVELYEKIELPLVSVLAQMELNGVFFDTQYLSALSVEMERKLSSLSQRIYEIAGEPFNLNSPKQVGYILFEKLKLPVMKSTNTGAYSTDVEVLENLAPDFEIARLLLEYRKIQKLKSTYVDAIPTMVNKYTGRVHASFNQTGTATGRLSSSDPNLQNLPGRTDEGREIRMAVKPQKENWWILGADYSQIELRVLAHMSEDEELIKAFSDNRDIHLETAKKIFGVSDEFVNESMRRIGKMVNFAIVYGVSPYGLSRRIGLDVKETRRIIDAYFNTYKGVQSYIATMKEFARKNGYVKTMFGRRREVPQINAKDPNIRAEGERIAINTPIQGTAADIMKIAMIRIHERLKKANLKSMMILQVHDELVFEVPDDELEMMKDIVKTEMENAVKLRVPLMVDVYVEKYML
- a CDS encoding carboxymuconolactone decarboxylase family protein → MSEGTFNTLEEFKKFRERMNKEILDRGTINTKRFWNLDGAVYREGAIEPKYKELMGLVASMVLRCDDCITYHMIRCAELGVTDEEFFETFDIALIVGGSIVIPHLRRAVNTLLEIRRLQLNGESVSI
- a CDS encoding DegV family protein, whose product is MAEKLKVKILVDSTSDFPKELIKPWDVDIVPLYVIWPDGTTEKDDTRDYQELKKFYDKLRTASELPKSSQPTVEDWEAKYEEAKKNGYDGVLVITISTAMSGTYNSAVLASKEVNIPVRVVDSKRASTAISPMVRYARELLDLGLNLDEVAEQLEKKIKAKGFGAFFYVQDFNFLVKGGRVSRFAGFVGSLLKIKVGIYIDDEGNMIPFTKARGTKAIHDELLKKAQEEGFPAGSTVDLYMVSCDNMDELKEIEEQLRKVYKVKNVYYTPTGKVISMHVGPGQTGFGIERY
- the radA gene encoding DNA repair protein RadA; translation: MPKVKTIYVCDKCGYESPKWFGKCPVCGEWNSAKEFQLKDSSSESKSIRNVDAGMMESHPRFFDLQTALERTEEQRIKTNIQAIDQLLNGGLVPGQVILLGGEPGVGKSTLALQICDAVARSQNQEEKYVYYVSGEESVHQVANRAKRLGIKNPRILISSETQIEDILKDMDPKKVRLLVVDSIQTLSSMDIDSPVGGVVQIKAVVEKVRIFSKKYNIPSLLIAHVTKEGVIAGPKLVEHVVDTVIYFEGERTTDYRILRVQKNRYGPSGEISVFQMTQEGLKSLSEDTLLNYSSTPGNVFTSVFEGSRPLNVQIQALVSRVKMASGRRISHGIDVRKVIIISAVLAKHLNLPLDFHDIYINVSGGLNITDPGCELAIAGAILSSFLDSYVGSVLMIGEIGLDGSVRPTVNVAKRIENAKKLQIERIIIPANLEYNQNNSKSALKIERVRSVKELFEIVVSNKA
- a CDS encoding ATP-dependent Clp protease ATP-binding subunit encodes the protein MFDRFSERSAKVFVMAQEEAKDLGHSYVGTEHLLLAILKLNDKPLATILERYGLTYARVKNEVISIVGLGMRGFIMSPQMTPRARKVTEIAFEEARMMGSDKIDPEHLLLGILREGEGIAIHILKKLNVNIQALRKEITDNISDEDFFEEGPSLPPSYEEPSTSPAVRQLEGFGVDLTAQAQRGELDPVIGREDEIERLMQILVRRKKNNPVLIGEPGVGKSAIVEGLAQRIVSGEVPEPLKGKTIFSLDVAALVAGTKYRGEFEKRMKKLLQVVKGNKDIILFIDELHMIVGAGSAEGAVDAANILKPALARGELHCIGATTPDEYRKYIEKDAALERRFQKIYVQEPTPQMALEILKGLKAKYEGHHKVKYTDKALEAAVYLSQRYITDHFLPDKAIDVIDEAGARSRLKLFVMPSELQLLKLQIEAVRSEKEEAVAAQDYERAAELKEREQQLREQFNEAYSNWRKEVESTVVTVDVPQIEEVVAGWTGIPLKKLEETEREKLLNLENALHQRVVGQEEAISAIARAIRRARSGLKDPRRPVGVFLFLGPTGVGKTELAKALAEYLFGDEKALVRFDMSEYMEKFSVSRLIGAPPGYVGYEEGGTLTEKVRRRPFSVILFDEIEKAHPDVFNILLQIMDDGRLTDSQGHVVDFRNTIIIMTSNIGGSEIVTSKKNLGFVGEESHERDFKEMKDKVLEEVKKVFKPEFINRVDEIIVFHKLTKEHIEQIIEILLRDIRARLSERHITLTLSPEAKEFLVSVGYDAVYGARPLKRAIQKYIEDPLSEELLRGEIEDSDEVYVVRDGDKLSFVKNKQTQLATTVKSES